Below is a window of Flavobacterium cyclinae DNA.
TTTTTTAGTTGCCGAAAGCGAATACACCATGGGGATTTTATTTCCCAAATGCTTGATTCGGAATTTTTTTTCCGAACCTTCGGAATCAAATTCTTCAGTTTGATTGAAGCAATTGTAAGGCGAATAATCGAATTCGTTAAAACAATTAATCTCTAATCCGTTTGAAATCAATGCATTTAAAACTTCTGAAATCGGATGATTCCATGTGATAGTAGTAGTTTGAAGTGCAGCTTCTTTATCCGCATAAGTTCCAGCTTCTTCTTCTAAAATGGGTTCAACATTGAAATAGTTATAATAAACTTCTTTAAAATCATTATCGAACATCCAAACTACTGGGTGAAATTCGGCAAAGACAAATTTTCCATTTGGTTTTAAGAAATGTGAAACAATTTTTGCCCATTTATCCAAATCAGGAAACCAACCAATTGTCCCATAACTAGTAAAGACAATATCAAATTTTTCGTCTAAATGATTCGGTAAATCATAAATATCACAACAAATAAAAGTTGCATCTAAACCTATCTCCTCATTGATTTCTCTCGCTTTTTCAATGGCTTTGTCGGATAAATCGATTCCAGTAGCTTTCGCACCCATTCTGGCTAATGTCATGGTATCTTGACCAAAATGACATTGTAAATGCAAAACTTTTTTACCTGAAACATCGCAAAGTAAATCCAATTCAATCGAATTTAAAGACGATTTTCCTTTTAGAAAACCTTCCATGTCATAGAAATCCGAGTTTACGTGAAATTCTACTTTATTATTCCAAGTTTGTTTGTTTATATTTAGGTAATCATTTGCTTTCATTCGAATTGGTGTTTGTTTATCAAAACTACCGATAATTTTTGTAATTTTGCACTTTCAAATTTAAAAACAAAAGCATGAAAAACGGAATATACGCTAAATTCAATACTTCAAGAGGTACTATTTTAGTAAAATTAACACACGATTTAACACCAGGAACGGTTGGAAATTTCGTAGGATTAGCCGAAGGTCAATTAGAAAATTCAGCTCGTCCAATGGGAAAACCTTATTACGACGGATTAAAATTTCACCGTGTAATTCCTGATTTTATGATACAAGGTGGATGTCCACAAGGGCAAGGAACGGGTGGTCCTGGTTACAACTTTGATGATGAGTTTCACCCAACGTTACGTCACGATGGACCTGGAGTTTTATCGATGGCTAATGCTGGACCTGGAACTAATGGTTCTCAATTCTTCATCACTCATGTTGAAACAGCTTGGTTAGACGGAAAACACACTGTTTTTGGTCACGTTGTAGAAGGTCAAAATGTGGTAGATGCTATTGCGCAAGGCGATACCATTGATTCGTTAGAAATTGTAAGAGTAGGAGAAGAAGCACAAAAATGGAATGCTATTGAAGCGTTCAGAACATTTGAAGGTTCAAGAGAAAAAAGAATGGCTGAGCAAAAAAGATTAGCAGAGGAAGCTTTAGAAAAATTAGCTGCTGGTTTCCAAAAAACGGAAAGCGGTTTACGTTACCAAATTATCCAAAAAGGAAGCGGTAAACAAGCTGAAAAAGGGAAGCAAGTATCTGTTCACTATCAAGGAGCATTAGAAAACGGACAAGTTTTTGATTCTTCATACAAAAGAAAACAACCTATTGACTTCACTTTAGGCATTGGTCAAGTAATCGAAGGTTGGGATGAAGGTATTGCTCTTTTAAAAGTAGGAGATAAAGCTCGTTTTGTGATTCCTTCTTATTTAGGATACGGTTCTAGAGGTGCTGGAGGAGTTATTCCACCAGATGCAACTTTGGTTTTTGACGTGGAATTAATGGATGTAAAATAAGAAGCAATACTTCTCAATAAATTAAGAAAATAGAATCCTGAAGCTAATGTTTCAGGATTTTTTTTATTTTTACCAAAAACCAATAAACATGAAAATAAAATCATTGGCATTTGCTTTTATACTTATATTGACTTTAGCTTGTTCTCCAAAAATAATTCAGCCAGAAGTTATTAAAAGTACTGAAGTTCCT
It encodes the following:
- a CDS encoding class I SAM-dependent methyltransferase encodes the protein MKANDYLNINKQTWNNKVEFHVNSDFYDMEGFLKGKSSLNSIELDLLCDVSGKKVLHLQCHFGQDTMTLARMGAKATGIDLSDKAIEKAREINEEIGLDATFICCDIYDLPNHLDEKFDIVFTSYGTIGWFPDLDKWAKIVSHFLKPNGKFVFAEFHPVVWMFDNDFKEVYYNYFNVEPILEEEAGTYADKEAALQTTTITWNHPISEVLNALISNGLEINCFNEFDYSPYNCFNQTEEFDSEGSEKKFRIKHLGNKIPMVYSLSATKK
- a CDS encoding peptidylprolyl isomerase — translated: MKNGIYAKFNTSRGTILVKLTHDLTPGTVGNFVGLAEGQLENSARPMGKPYYDGLKFHRVIPDFMIQGGCPQGQGTGGPGYNFDDEFHPTLRHDGPGVLSMANAGPGTNGSQFFITHVETAWLDGKHTVFGHVVEGQNVVDAIAQGDTIDSLEIVRVGEEAQKWNAIEAFRTFEGSREKRMAEQKRLAEEALEKLAAGFQKTESGLRYQIIQKGSGKQAEKGKQVSVHYQGALENGQVFDSSYKRKQPIDFTLGIGQVIEGWDEGIALLKVGDKARFVIPSYLGYGSRGAGGVIPPDATLVFDVELMDVK